From Serinus canaria isolate serCan28SL12 chromosome 26, serCan2020, whole genome shotgun sequence, one genomic window encodes:
- the MAPK14 gene encoding mitogen-activated protein kinase 14 isoform X2: MSQERPKFYRQELNKTVWEVPERYQNLSPVGSGAYGSVCSAFDTKTGLRVAVKKLSRPFQSIIHAKRTYRELRLLKHMKHENVIGLLDVFTPAKSLEEFNDVYLVTHLMGADLNNIVKCQKLTDDHVQFLIYQILRGLKYIHSADIIHRDLKPSNLAVNEDCELKILDFGLARHTDDEMTGYVATRWYRAPEIMLNWMHYNQTVDIWSVGCIMAELLTGRTLFPGTDHINQLQQIMRLTGTPPAYLINRMPSHEARNYIQSLSYMPKMNFENVFIGANPLAVDLLEKMLVLDTDKRITAAEALAHAYFAQYHDPDDEPVADPYDQSFESRELEIEEWKSLTYDEVISFVPPPLDQEEMES; this comes from the exons ATGTCTCAGGAGCGGCCCAAGTTCTACCGGCAGGAGCTGAACAAGACGGTGTGGGAGGTGCCCGAGCGCTACCAGAACCTCTCCCCGGTCGGCTCCGGGGCCTACGGCTCCGTCTG TTCTGCCTTTGACACCAAGACAGGTTTGAGGGTGGCAGTGAAGAAGCTGTCCAGGCCCTTCCAGTCCATCATCCACGCCAAGAGAACCTACCGGGAGCTGCGGCTGCTCAAGCACATGAAACACGAAAAT gtGATTGGCTTGTTGGATGTGTTCACCCCTGCCAAATCACTAGAAGAATTCAATGATGT GTACTTGGTGACACATCTCATGGGAGCAGACCTGAACAACATTGTGAAATGCCAGAAGCTCACTGATGACCACGTGCAGTTTCTCATTTACCAGATCCTTCGGGGCCTGAAG TACATCCATTCAGCTGACATAATACACAGG gaTTTAAAACCCAGTAACCTAGCTGTTAATGAAGACTGTGAGCTAAAG aTCCTGGATTTCGGGCTGGCCCGGCACACGGATGATGAGATGACCGGGTACGTGGCCACCCGGTGGTACAGGGCCCCTGAGATCATGCTGAACTGGATGCACTACAACCAGACAG TTGATATTTGGTCAGTGGGATGCATTATGGCTGAGCTGTTGACTGGAAGAACATTGTTCCCTGGCACAGACC ATATTAACCAGCTTCAGCAGATCATGCGTCTGACGGGAACGCCCCCTGCATATCTCATTAACAGGATGCCCAGCCACGAG GCAAGAAACTACATCCAGTCTTTGTCTTACATGCCGAAAATGAACTTTGAAAACGTGTTTATTGGTGCCAATCCCCTGG CTGTGGACTTGCTGGAGAAGATGCTGGTCCTGGACACGGACAAGCGCATCACGGCCGCGGAGGCGCTGGCCCACGCCTACTTCGCCCAGTACCACGACCCCGATGATGAACCCGTGGCAGACCCCTATGACCAGTCCTTTGAAAGCAGAGAGCTTGAGATTGAAGAATGGAAAA GCCTGACTTATGATGAAGTAATCAGCTTTGTGCCACCCCCGCTTGACCAAGAGGAGATGGAGTCCTGA
- the MAPK14 gene encoding mitogen-activated protein kinase 14 isoform X1 has translation MSQERPKFYRQELNKTVWEVPERYQNLSPVGSGAYGSVCSAFDTKTGLRVAVKKLSRPFQSIIHAKRTYRELRLLKHMKHENVIGLLDVFTPAKSLEEFNDVYLVTHLMGADLNNIVKCQKLTDDHVQFLIYQILRGLKYIHSADIIHRDLKPSNLAVNEDCELKILDFGLARHTDDEMTGYVATRWYRAPEIMLNWMHYNQTVDIWSVGCIMAELLTGRTLFPGTDHIDQLKLILRLVGTPGPELLKKISSESARNYIQSLSYMPKMNFENVFIGANPLAVDLLEKMLVLDTDKRITAAEALAHAYFAQYHDPDDEPVADPYDQSFESRELEIEEWKSLTYDEVISFVPPPLDQEEMES, from the exons ATGTCTCAGGAGCGGCCCAAGTTCTACCGGCAGGAGCTGAACAAGACGGTGTGGGAGGTGCCCGAGCGCTACCAGAACCTCTCCCCGGTCGGCTCCGGGGCCTACGGCTCCGTCTG TTCTGCCTTTGACACCAAGACAGGTTTGAGGGTGGCAGTGAAGAAGCTGTCCAGGCCCTTCCAGTCCATCATCCACGCCAAGAGAACCTACCGGGAGCTGCGGCTGCTCAAGCACATGAAACACGAAAAT gtGATTGGCTTGTTGGATGTGTTCACCCCTGCCAAATCACTAGAAGAATTCAATGATGT GTACTTGGTGACACATCTCATGGGAGCAGACCTGAACAACATTGTGAAATGCCAGAAGCTCACTGATGACCACGTGCAGTTTCTCATTTACCAGATCCTTCGGGGCCTGAAG TACATCCATTCAGCTGACATAATACACAGG gaTTTAAAACCCAGTAACCTAGCTGTTAATGAAGACTGTGAGCTAAAG aTCCTGGATTTCGGGCTGGCCCGGCACACGGATGATGAGATGACCGGGTACGTGGCCACCCGGTGGTACAGGGCCCCTGAGATCATGCTGAACTGGATGCACTACAACCAGACAG TTGATATTTGGTCAGTGGGATGCATTATGGCTGAGCTGTTGACTGGAAGAACATTGTTCCCTGGCACAGACC ATATTGATCAGTTGAAGCTCATTTTGAGACTCGTTGGAACCCCAGGGCCTGAGCTTTTGAAGAAAATCTCCTCAGAGTCT GCAAGAAACTACATCCAGTCTTTGTCTTACATGCCGAAAATGAACTTTGAAAACGTGTTTATTGGTGCCAATCCCCTGG CTGTGGACTTGCTGGAGAAGATGCTGGTCCTGGACACGGACAAGCGCATCACGGCCGCGGAGGCGCTGGCCCACGCCTACTTCGCCCAGTACCACGACCCCGATGATGAACCCGTGGCAGACCCCTATGACCAGTCCTTTGAAAGCAGAGAGCTTGAGATTGAAGAATGGAAAA GCCTGACTTATGATGAAGTAATCAGCTTTGTGCCACCCCCGCTTGACCAAGAGGAGATGGAGTCCTGA
- the MAPK14 gene encoding mitogen-activated protein kinase 14 isoform X3 produces MKHENVIGLLDVFTPAKSLEEFNDVYLVTHLMGADLNNIVKCQKLTDDHVQFLIYQILRGLKYIHSADIIHRDLKPSNLAVNEDCELKILDFGLARHTDDEMTGYVATRWYRAPEIMLNWMHYNQTVDIWSVGCIMAELLTGRTLFPGTDHIDQLKLILRLVGTPGPELLKKISSESARNYIQSLSYMPKMNFENVFIGANPLAVDLLEKMLVLDTDKRITAAEALAHAYFAQYHDPDDEPVADPYDQSFESRELEIEEWKSLTYDEVISFVPPPLDQEEMES; encoded by the exons ATGAAACACGAAAAT gtGATTGGCTTGTTGGATGTGTTCACCCCTGCCAAATCACTAGAAGAATTCAATGATGT GTACTTGGTGACACATCTCATGGGAGCAGACCTGAACAACATTGTGAAATGCCAGAAGCTCACTGATGACCACGTGCAGTTTCTCATTTACCAGATCCTTCGGGGCCTGAAG TACATCCATTCAGCTGACATAATACACAGG gaTTTAAAACCCAGTAACCTAGCTGTTAATGAAGACTGTGAGCTAAAG aTCCTGGATTTCGGGCTGGCCCGGCACACGGATGATGAGATGACCGGGTACGTGGCCACCCGGTGGTACAGGGCCCCTGAGATCATGCTGAACTGGATGCACTACAACCAGACAG TTGATATTTGGTCAGTGGGATGCATTATGGCTGAGCTGTTGACTGGAAGAACATTGTTCCCTGGCACAGACC ATATTGATCAGTTGAAGCTCATTTTGAGACTCGTTGGAACCCCAGGGCCTGAGCTTTTGAAGAAAATCTCCTCAGAGTCT GCAAGAAACTACATCCAGTCTTTGTCTTACATGCCGAAAATGAACTTTGAAAACGTGTTTATTGGTGCCAATCCCCTGG CTGTGGACTTGCTGGAGAAGATGCTGGTCCTGGACACGGACAAGCGCATCACGGCCGCGGAGGCGCTGGCCCACGCCTACTTCGCCCAGTACCACGACCCCGATGATGAACCCGTGGCAGACCCCTATGACCAGTCCTTTGAAAGCAGAGAGCTTGAGATTGAAGAATGGAAAA GCCTGACTTATGATGAAGTAATCAGCTTTGTGCCACCCCCGCTTGACCAAGAGGAGATGGAGTCCTGA